In Dama dama isolate Ldn47 chromosome 10, ASM3311817v1, whole genome shotgun sequence, the sequence ATTAATTAGGTGAGCTATTTCTGAGGCTCCCAATATGTGGAGAGATGgaaattatttccttaggataattTTCAAGGCCATAGGGATATCTAACGCAAGACGTTTGACTTACTTCAGTGAGGACGATGAGGATCACGAGCACACTGATGATGTAGATGGAGAACAGGACTAAGAGGGCTATCAGGACGGACTGCAGTTCCTTGCTGAGAACCTTCGTCTCTTTGTTAATTACAGAGAAAGAGCCACAGTCACTACTGAAACATATTAttggaaatatatgtataaactgTAATTGAAACTAAATGTTAAGGGGGACACATGACCTTATGCTCTTTGGctatacatataaaaatttattCAGGGGCTCTTGATTTAGAAGGCACTCAAGTATATGATAGAGTTAAAGCCAGTTCATTTGTTCTTTAAGTGTATTTATGCCCGAAatgttactcatttttaaaacttaaaattctgGTAAATTCAATTAATTATTTGTCATGATGCTAAGAATcactttttatataaaatgttgcCTAAAGTGACATAAACATTTCAAGACAGGTTGTTCAAGAGTGTTTTAAGTTTCTTTTAGTAGATACACTGAACAAGTGTTACCAAGAGTCTATGGAGTTAGAATTCTTTCCCACATATGTTTATAACCTTGAACTGTACACATAGGTAAACAGTGCAATCtttgaagaacctgagaaggccATACACCGAGATTGTGGTGCTCACTGCACGCTTGTATGTGCGGTGTTGTGTGTTTCTTCTTTCTAATAAAGCTGGAAGTAGAATTATTGAATCCATTTGTACATTCTGAATTTCTCCCTTCCTGAAGGAAGTGTCCTGTTCTCTAGGTAGTGATGAAGTAACACACTGCGTCTTCAAGTACGCAATTATTTGAAGTACAGAATCCAATTAAATTTGTAATTGTTATCTGAATAACTTGTACAAACCGTTTTTCTTCTGGCTGTTATTTTTTATAGAAGACAAATGCATGCAGTGAGAGATACAAATCGCCAcagctgttgtgtgtgtgttttaatatctgttgttgtttagtcgctaagtcatgtctgaccctttccGATCTCATAGACTGCAGtgcgcctggcttccctgtccttcactatctcccggagtttgctccaactcaagtccattgagtccgtgatgccatccagccatctcatcctctgttgcccccttctcctcctgccctcaatctttcccagcatcagggtcatttccagtgagtcacctcttcacatcaggtggccaaagtactggagctttagcatcagtccttccagtgactattcagagtTGATATCCTTAGCTGACATTAATTATTTGCTATAAACCAGGAACCATTAAAAGTTCTTTATGTGCATTAACTCATTTATAATTTACCCCTACAGGTGAGTATTAACTAATATTAAATGATGGTGGAATAGCAAAAGTTCATTAGAACACCAAAGTAGGGATTGTAATATAGTGCAATCTGGACTCCTTGAAGTCCTGTTTTAAAACCAAAAGCCTGGTCAATTTGAGTTTATGTTTTAATGATCTCAGAATTCATCATAGTAGAGTTTCTTTAAAGGGGAGAGGTGTGAGAGAAGCATGGAGTTGCtgctcttctcttcctttccccagAAGTGTGCGAAGCTTTTCCTCAGAAATGTCTTAATTTATTAGGACTTAGCTAGGCTCAGTGTCCTCACTCACGTGAGGAAATTATCATGGATTTTAGGAAATCTCAGGAAACCACAACCACACCGACCCTTTTTCTGTTCATTATCTATGCACAAGGGGGTAAGGTCAGGGGTCCCCCAGTGGCTTTACCTAAAATTTGTGTTTATTCTCCAtaatgcatatttttttaatgggTTCAATTTATTGATTGCTTATGCTTCTCCAGTGTTTTGTTCTAGATGGTGCCATACCAGACCAGATCCTAACAAGGCTGTCAGTTAAACATCATATTTCAATCCATGTAACATGGAGAAAGGAGGACATAGTTGGTCAGCCTTTGCCAGAAGTCTGGACATAGAGAATATAGCACCCGACATAACCCTGACTCTGTCTGCAGAGGCTGAAAGATGGGATTGGAGTAGTTCTTCAATCCAAACTGCATGTTGGCTAGTGAGTAGGTCACACTTTTCATTGGCTCAGCTATTAAGTTATCAGATTTATCTCCTAATCTCTGCATAGAAGTAAGTGATGCATTTAAGGGGCCAAGCAGAACACAGTGTATGGGAATAAAGCTTTGACTGACCTCTCACCACAAGCACAGTCCCTCCTCCCGTTTGCTTAGCTCTCGGTTGCTTTGAGCTGCGAAAGGCTATTCCACAGATGTAGATTGCACTGTCATTGAAAGTCAGCCTGTTCACGGTGAGGGAAACCTGGTTTTGTGCTGGATACTTAAGGGTGTACTTGTCTGTCTCACTGCTGCATCCATTCGAGCACAGGTTCTCAGGCTCGTGAGTCCCGTAGCGAAACCACAGGCGTGTTGGTTTCTCTGCAGGGCACCCCACGGTGGAGAAGGAGCAGGTCAAGGTTACGACCTTTTGCCTGTAGTCCACTTCAAGTTCAGGTAATTGAGACACTGAGACGGTGCAGTCGTCCGCGACCCCTGTAGGAGGAAGCAGATGAGCTTGTTCAGTGGGCTTCTCACCTCCCTTTGTCCTTTGCTCCGGTTTTATTGACATTTtggggtgaagaatccactgaAAACCATGACTTTCTTGTTTTTACCTCACTCAGCATGGACAAGACTATAAAAGTAGACACTGGTGCCAATATTTTATGACAACTAtgaatggaatataacctttaaaattgtgaatcactattaTAAAGTTACAGCACACCTGTAaccttttttttaacttgtacaTTAATGTCAATCCAAAAAattgagacttaaaaaaaaggTAGACGCCGGTGTTCCTCACTTTTCTTGACCCTCTGAGTTCCCTGACCTCAGGCTTCTGGAGCGCGGTGATGTCTGGTGCTTAAGGGGCAGCCCTGGGCTGGGGTGGAGGTCTCCATCACTGGAGGTGACAGCAGGTCGGGAGTCAGAGGTTCGGGGTCCTTTTAAGGTTGTGATTGCTAGGAATTCATGACAGTTTACAGTTGTTCTTCAGGGAGTCTAGTTGTCCCAGAGGGAAACATTATAAAAGGCAAGATGTACCTCTAGGAAATTGCAGCCCTGGCTTAGCCAGCCTTTCGCTGCTGAGCAGAGGCCTGATGAGCTGGCCATGCCACTACCCAGCAGGTTAGTTTCTTTCCTGGCTCTTGTGCGTTGCTTTGTAGCCTCTTGTAGCTCTAATTTACTTGAGCAGTATTGTGATTAGGAGCAGACGTTTGAGTTCGGATCCTAGCTCTTGCTAGTTCCTAGCTCTCTGGTCTGTTTCCTCATTAGCAAAAGGGGGATAGTGTGAGTATCATGAGGTTAGCAGGAAGTTTCATTGAGGCCATCAGTGCACAAGGAGTATTTACTTACCTGGGTCTTAGTAAGTATTTAATGAAAGGAACTATTTCTACTGCCATGGCTACTCCTGTCCCCACAGTATCATATGCCCATTTTAGAGATAGCTCTAAATAGAGCTCTAAATAGAGATAGctatccctgatagctcagctggtaaagaatctgcctgtaatgcaagagaccctggttcgattccttggttgggaaaatccgctgaagaagggataggctacccactccagtattcttgggcttcccttgtggctcagcttggaAAGAATCCACccgtaatgtgggagacctgagtttgatccctgggttgggaagatcctctggagaaggaaagggctacccactccagtattctggcctggagaattccatggactatacagtccatggggtcacaaagaatcggacatgactgagcgactttcacttgacttcacagtatCATGTCAGCAGGGCCAAGACTAGACACCCCATCCAGCGCTCTCtccaccaccacgtcatgctgcTTCCCTGTCGTGGGGGGTGGGTCCTCATGTGGCCTCCTATCTAATCCCAGGTTCGTGAAGCTGGAACGCTGCTCAGGTATTTATTACTGGGAAAACCTGCCCTTAGCTGTtttgggggcagggaggctcTGTGAAATACTTTTGGTTGAGGCAAATTGGAATTTGTGCCTGTTTTCACTCTGACTTTGTGTGGTTATATGTTTCCACATGGTCTTATTTGTCTGACTTTTCCCTTTGCTATtgtacacaaaattaaaaaataatccaaattgtCTGATAAAAGTTTCATACAGGCTTTTTGTCACTTAACATTTTTCTTATAGGTCCTGATCCAGAACAGAAGAATTAAAACTAGAATCATGGTGTTTGTGACCCAAATCTGTTCTCACTGTGTTGTAATTTTTGTATTTGTACAATTGGAGATGAACTGGGAGCTTTTTAACAACCCAGTAAAGATAAACCAGACTAGAGGGTAAAGTCAAGTCACTGGAGAAGACCAGGCTTCCTGCGTCTTCAGCCAAGGGACTTTGCTTCACTCCTAGGGCTGGTAACTGCGACCGCAGGTCTCCTACCCAGACTTCGTCACCTTAGAAGTAGAGAAACGGCTTTATAAGTATAGTGATTGTTAAGTGTGGGAACTTGAAGTGGAAGTAGGCCTGCCAGAGTCATGAAGTTAATCAGCAAAGTCCCAGTGTCAAGTCCTCCCTCAGGTAGTTTTTAAAAGGGAAGCTATCTTTTAACGTTTTTCTTGGAGAACTAGTGTTCCAGGGTAAAATAAATAGTTGCAGCTTTGGAATTTCATATCTCTGCTCCTGACTGCCTCAGAAGGGAGGGACCCGCGCACGGTGGTTTCCTGTGAGAGCCCAGGCTGTGAGGAGAGCCCAGGCTGTGAGGCGAGCCCAGGCTGTGAGGAGAGCCCAGGCTGTGAGGAGAGCCCAGGCTGTGAGGTGAGCCCAGGCTGTGAGGAGAGCCCAGGCTGTGAGGAGAGCCCAGGCTGTGAGGAGAGCCCAGGCTGTGAGGCGAGCCCAGGCTGTGAGGAGAGCCCAGGCTGTGAGGAGAGCCCAGGCTGTGAGGAGAGCCCAGGCTGTGAGGCGAGCCCAGGCTGTGAGGCGAGCCCAGGCTGTGAGGAGAGCCCAGGCTGTGAGGAGAGCCCAGGCTGTGAGGCGAGCCCAGGCTGTGAGGAGAGCCCAGGCTGTGAGGAGAGCCCAGGCTGTGAGGAGAGCCCAGGCTGTGAGGTGAGCCCAGGCTGTGAGGAGAGCCCAGGCTGTGAGGAGAGCCCAGGCTGTGAGGAGAGCCCAGGCTGTGAGGAGAGCCCAGGCTGTGAGGCGAGCCCAGGCTGTGAGGCGAGCCCAGGCTGTGAGGAGAGCCCAGGCTGTGAGGCGAGCCCAGGCTGTGAGGAGAGCCCAGGCTGTGAGGCGAGCCCAGGCTGTGAGGCGAGCCCAGGCTGTGAGGCGAGCCCAGGCTGTGAGGAGAGCCCAGGCTGTGAGGAGAGCCCAGGCTGTGAGGCGAGCCCAGGCTGTGAGGCGAGCCCAGGCTGTGAGGCGAGCCCAGGCTGTGAGGCGAGCCCAGGCTGTGAGGAGAGCCCAGGCTGTGAGGAGACGGCtgctccctcccccgccccgaaGTGAGGCAGCAGCTGAGCGCGAAAGGGAAGTCTGGACAGTGTGTCAGCCTGCAGCCCACTCCTGTGAAGAGCTGCGCTTTAACAACTCTCAAATTCTGTAGGGTTTCTTTTTAAACACAGTACCCTCTGAAAAGGTTGAAAGTTTATCTTCTTAGTGGAGGGAATTAAAAAAGATTACTCTTTTTGAAGACCAAGCTAGAAAATCCATAGAAAAGTAATTTTCAATCTTTCTAAAAAACAGCTTTATGGAAAATTTCGAACGTATGCAGAAGTAGTTGACCAGCACAGTAACTTCTCCACCATCACCTGACTGCAGCCCAGTCTTGTTTCAGCTCTTCTCCCTACTTGTGCCTTTACTCTCGTGTTATTTTAGGGCAAATTCCAGATAATTTGTCTGCACAGCTTTCAGTATATATCTTTGAAAgatagaattctttttaaaaataatattaattagaATACTCttataaagtaatatatatacTTACTAgggaataaataaacttattacTGAAAGTAGAAGCAAAAAAGTCACCCATAGTCCTTTCACCACTCCGCCCCCACCAAATCactgttaacatttaaaaatattgctttacagatgagaaaaaaataagagcttTTGTTCCCTTTCCTGGTCTATGACCCAAACTTTGTGAGCAAATCTGAGATTATTAGATTTTCTAGAATGATGATGAAATTATTAGAACTGTGATATAGGAAACTCTCTCATAGAGAAAAAACAGGCAGAAATATCCATGTATTTGTGATATGGTTATTTTTCAAGGAAGGAGCCATTGcagtttttttaaatgacaggtaCTTCAATTTATAGAAATTCAGCTTTTTCTGAAAcactgttctttaaaaatattcaagtatTTAGTGCACAGTCAGTTTGCCTGTATGGGAACTGAATTGTTGATGATTAACgtgattttatgaatattttcaagCCTTTGTTTGGTGAAGTACTCTTCTCTAAAGCAGCATGATAGCAAAGGAAATTTTCAatgttaatattaatttttttctcagctgTTCTTTTATTACCTATTTCtctgagaaaaaggaaatttgtCGCCTAGACAGTTTCCATAatgttatacatttaaaaatctgtaggggcttaaaatataaatgaattttaagatGAAAAGTAGCAGTTAAtttaaatgaagggaaaaaaaaagaaccttacCGACATAAAACAGAATCAGATTGAGTTCCAGACCGAGAATGATCTTGCCTCTGTTCACAGTCTccatttctgtgtgtatgtgtgaggtgTGGGAATGTGTATTTGAAGAGAGtttcggcttttttttttttttctaagaaaggaAGAACCAAAGAGAGGAACTCTTATTGAGGAACCATAATTGGGAACTTTTTGAAATTGTGTAAAGATTGCTTGTAATCCAGTTTCACCATTTAAAGTTGAGATTTTAACTTAGAGCACATTTCTAAATGTTAATATGGTCACATTTTTCTTGGGTTTTACAAATCCTCAAAGATGTTAGATGCTTTGGGTGAGATTTTTTTATTTACCTTGGTGCATATTCCTAGAAAGTATTGTTTGACAGATAACTCATACTTAAATTTTCTAGAGCAGTTCAGTCTCTGCTCTTGGGCATCTAATTTGTTCTTGGTGCTGGACTGATAACTGCTGGAAATTGAGGAGAAGCAGAAGGAAATATCTTCATgtagtgtgctaagtcacttcagttgtgtccgactttctgcgaccctgtggactgtaacccaccaggctcctctgtccatgggattctccaggcaagaatactggagtgggttgccatgccctcctccaggggctcttcccaacctccaagggctcttcccaacccagggatcgaactcacatctcttccatcttctgcattggcagatgggttctttaccactagcgccacttgggaagtccatcTTCATGTAGAGACAAGCGAAAAATCAGTGaacaatgaataaataagttgGGTGCCATTAACTAATTGTACCCCAGTtttttttagtcgctaagtcatgtccaactctttgtgaccccatggactataacctgccaggctcccctgtccctggaatttcccaggcaagaatacaggagtgtgttaccatttccttctctaggggatcttcccaacccagtgttcgaatctgcatctcctgcattggcaggagattctttaccactaagtcacctgggaagcccttgtgccCCAGTTTTGTGTGACTGcttttattgtgaaataaatgTGTGGAATCTCTGTCATCCAGAACCCCCACCCTAGTCCCTTGGGAGCCATCAGTCAGGTTCTTTGTAAGCAGCAGAAAGTGACTTGGGCTGACTTAGTAAGCAAAGGGAGTTTATTGAAAGGATTTGAGGATAGCTCAGTGAGTACCTGGAAGGACTGGAGAATCATGTGTTGGAGTCTACATGCAAAACACGTTGCCCTGAAATCTGCTATAAAGCTGATCTGAAGAGCACACTGCCACCGGCAAGCATTGCTGCCTTGGCGTGGACCATAGCCTGTTAGGAGTACCCCTGCATGCTGCCCCAGCTGCTTGGACTCACGCCACTGCTCCCAGAGAAGGAGCCTCACGTCCCCACTTCTCTGGGCCACTCGCTCCTCATTCCAGGTCCCAGGCGAGTGTTTCTGAGCTTAGGTCATGAGCCATTGCCTGAGCTGCAAGAAAGAGGAGGGGGAAGCTGCTTCCCTAGGCTTTGCCTTCCACGGGGAAGAGGGGTGCTCACTGCCGGAAACCATGAAAAGCCTCTCCTCTGTACTGTTTGTATGCTTGGCTCCTGTTGATTATGTATTTTGTCATTTCCAGAAAGTTAGTCTCTGTATTTAGTAATACTTTTAACAttactgtgtatttttaaattttttttacatcATTGTTGCGTCTGAAAGCACCCCCCAGATTTATATATaccactgtatgtgtgtgtgtgtgtgtgtctgtagtcAGTGCTTGGTATGTATGTAAACCTGAAGACTTTTTCTAGCCCTCCAGTACCTGGGCATCTGACACTCATGGGTTTGGAAATGACTAATGTAACACAGACTTCAGTCACTGTTCCAAAAAATGCTAGGTTGATTCATCCATTCTAGTGTGTTATCCTCTTTCTGGTTCTGGAGGTTAACTTGTATGAAATTCTTCTGAAAAGTTAGAGTGGATTGACCTCCCTTGAAAAGCACACCAAATGATCTGTTGTTAGAAATTAAAACCCTCTGTTAACCTATTTTTACTTCAGCCTGATAAACCTCTTTAGTTAATATGTGGCATAATTTTACTACACTAGTGGCATTTTCTTACCTTTATTCAAAGCACTCTTTCAAACTTTGTTACACTCTGCTTCAATATTCCAGTGTTTAATAAGCAGTTTTCCAAACCTGTtaaccattacacaccagtcagtgTAAGGGAGGGTGATATCAAGAAACTGTCAGAGAAAGGAGTAATGCGGGCTTTGGGTCTGGTTTAATGAGGGATTACATTTCTGCCCCAGTGTTCATTAACCTTGCAAGCTGGGGCACGTTCTCAGTCTTCCTAAGCCTCTACTTCCTCTTTGTCCTAATGCTGGGTCCCCTGGGAGATCATTCATCAAGGCacccagtgcttggcacataccAAGTCCTTAGCAAATATTGttcttcccctcttccctcttttGAATAATCTGCTTGTTCAAGAATttaacttcatgtttttgttttagtaGGTGGCAAGTGGGATAAACCATCGGAAATTTTGGAAATCAAGGGACAGAATTGGGAAGAACAAGTGAATAGTCTGCCTGAAGTTTTCAGAAAAGCTGGTTTTGTTATCGAAGCTTTCACCAGACTGCCATACCTGTGTGAAGGCGACATGTATAATGACTACTACGTTCTGGATGATGCTGTCTTTGTTCTCAAACCCGTATAAACATGTGGATGTTGAAGTCTTCAGAGTCCACCCCAAGAATGTACACTCCGGAAGAGGGTCTGCGAGTTCAGTTATATGAAGGGAGGACCTTTGGGGACTGCCATTCTAAATATCATGTAGgaattttaaaagccaaaataCTAATTATTGCTTTGTAGTGTGTAAaaggaatgttttttaaaaaacaaaaaaaccaactctTCGAGGATTTTTATCAACTGTTTACTCAATAATGCAGGTCACACTCCAATTATGGAAGATATTTTTTATACTTAATTGCAGTAGGGCCTCATTCCCAAAGCAATAGTCATGACTTCACAGGGAACCAGTAAATGGGGGTTGTTTGTAATAAAATGAAGACTGGGCCATAAAGCTGTCTTTCCCGTTGCAAATATTGGTTATAAAGTATAGCCACTGATCCTCTTTCATGTTTAGAAATTCTGTCATTATtccagaaaatgtttttaatcgTGCTAATAAACTTTTTTTGGAGGTGACTTTGGCATCATGTTGGAGTTACTATAAGGCTTCCCAAGCATCTTTAATTGCTTTGCTTCAGGGGTGCCCAAGTAGTAGCATATATGAAAGAAAGATGAAGTAGACTAGAATATATGGTAAAGGAAGGCTTTAGACTGGGGTGGGGTGATTATTGCAAATTGTGGTGAACACAGGCAACCCAGACTAACTCTCAAAAGAACCACCTCGTTCAGATGTACTTCAGGGACTACCCTCACTCCCCaactcatacatatatatatatatatatatatttttttttttttttgaaatacagAGCACTGGGTTCTGACTTTGTGGTAACTTGTGTCCTACACTCAGAATTTTGCTTTTCTGGAGAATCTCAGGTTCTCAGAACTAGAACATTCGGTTTTGTCTGCTGACAAGAACACAacctaaaattgttttaattccGCTTCTTAACCCTGTCCTTGTATACCTCTTTCATAGAACTTGGCTCTTCTCGAAATCCTTAACTGAGTTTATAGTTTGCCAGGAGTATGGTTTAAGAAAACCATATCAGACTCATGCATTCTAGAATCCGTGAGTGCCTCCAACCATATATCCAGAAATGTTGCAACGAGGAGCTCATTACCAAGATCGATAACCATTGTGGATGTTCCAAAGAGCAGAGCACTTAACCCAGAATCTAAAATATCAGTAATCATAGAGGTGCCAATTTGAGATCATGCCTATTAACAATGTTATTCTCACAACTTGCTTTTGTCAGCCAGGTGTTTCATTAAATATTCTCATCTATATGCTCATAGAAGTCATCAAATCACATTTACTACAGCACCTGGCTATAAAGGAGAATTAAAGCCTTGAGAAGAATGACTTTATTATTCATTAAGAACAGCATTCCCACGTCCTCACACCAGTATCTTCCACCGTTATTGTGTAGTCATAATAAGAGTTGGGTTATGTGATTTATGCAAAAGCATTATTGGTGCGTTCTAATGCTTTTTCCCCCCCCAGGAATTCAAATAAGTGAAGTGCAAATACTTAGCACCTTAGATTGTAAAAATAGAGGAAATGAGTAAACTTAATGTAGTTCTTGTACAGTTGAGTTTTGCTTCTTTATAAATTGTCATCATCAGGGGTTGCTGTTTAGACTGCTGAACCAGAGTGCAAGAGTGACAGATGCTTAAAGAGGCAGGTTGCTCCAAAGTGTTTCATTTAGTTTGAAATTGAGAATTAATTTGGTAgtctatttgggaaaaaaaagaaacaaacctccTTCTTACCCCCCAAATCAGAAAGCACATACATTtgtgcattttaaagaaaatactttctCAAAATCTGAGGTTCTCTGAAAATCATCTTCTCAAAAGTGCCGTTTTTTTGGTGAAAATTTAAACTGACAAATCCACTCACATTTCATGCCTGGTCTTGAAAGTCTTGGTGGTATGTCGTCATTCCACTAGATGGCAGTGTTGCTTACTGAGTGTCAGTGACTGTTTATTTCCTCTTAAATGGaatcatgttttttcttttttctccccaaagtATTGATACAATAAACTGCCTTCTTGTCTGCACCATTCCTTGTGTAAGTGTTTCATATCAAGTTAAGGTTGTACTGGAG encodes:
- the IGSF6 gene encoding immunoglobulin superfamily member 6, which gives rise to METVNRGKIILGLELNLILFYVGVADDCTVSVSQLPELEVDYRQKVVTLTCSFSTVGCPAEKPTRLWFRYGTHEPENLCSNGCSSETDKYTLKYPAQNQVSLTVNRLTFNDSAIYICGIAFRSSKQPRAKQTGGGTVLVVRETKVLSKELQSVLIALLVLFSIYIISVLVILIVLTELKSNTQRKKETEESQKKKSARRIFQEIAQELYNKRHAETSQPTEKDNTYENRTALSNYERP